In a single window of the Halopiger xanaduensis SH-6 genome:
- a CDS encoding PIN domain-containing protein: protein MPRALVDTSVLFAAAYRRDSAHGTALPVLRGIDNGSLPEAVVLDYVLAETLNGLTTHAGHGAAVDLLDRIEENARFHIDSLSADALATGKALFRQHEPLSFVDACIVAYMKTEGLGYLYALDDDFDVADDIYRLETATNPYDPS, encoded by the coding sequence ATGCCTCGCGCACTCGTCGATACGTCGGTCCTCTTCGCAGCCGCTTACAGACGGGATAGCGCGCACGGGACTGCGCTTCCGGTGCTCCGCGGTATCGACAACGGATCCCTCCCGGAAGCGGTCGTCCTCGACTACGTACTCGCGGAAACGCTCAACGGACTCACGACGCACGCCGGACACGGTGCTGCCGTCGATCTGCTCGACCGCATCGAGGAAAACGCACGCTTCCACATCGATTCGCTCTCTGCGGACGCTCTCGCGACGGGAAAAGCGCTGTTCCGGCAGCACGAACCCCTCTCGTTCGTCGACGCTTGCATCGTTGCGTACATGAAAACCGAAGGACTCGGTTACCTCTACGCTCTCGACGACGATTTCGATGTCGCTGACGATATCTATCGACTCGAGACGGCGACGAACCCGTATGACCCGAGTTAA
- a CDS encoding FAD-binding and (Fe-S)-binding domain-containing protein: protein MATEHPDSTTDRGDRSSTTDHSDRTSTPDETVLGPPADPRADDPAADPRADYDYVGGEIDRPDLVAALRERIDGEVRFDEYSRQLYATDASAYEQTPVGVVLPRSTADVASVVSYCAAEGIPVLPRGGGTSLAGQAVNEAVVLDFTSHMGDVLEIDPETRRATVQAGAVLADLNGELEPHALKFAPDPAAGNRSTVGGAIGNNSTGAHSLQYGKTDAYVEACEVVLADGTVANFGEVTVRELRERADSDGDLLERIHAALARVIDEEAGAIADAFPQLKRNVSGYNLDRLVAEAYGDPDAFDERGEGSIEIDGDSEPDPDATVNLARVFAGSEGTLGVVTEATVSLEPVPETTSVALLTYRDLLEAMADVDTIVRNHDPAAVEAIDDVLIGLARRTEEFADLVERLPEGTETALLVEFYAEDDEHGREQVAELLADRLPDDDPILDDADSDDAAPVRAFDALEAHDPEGIAELWKLRKSAAPILLSRTSDEKHISFIEDTAVPTENLADYVADFREVLEDYDTFASFYAHAGPGCMHMRPLVSTKTTAGLEDFESLADDVTDLVVEYGGSVSGEHGDGRARTQWNHKLYGDDVWDLFRELKTVFDPDWLLNPGTVCGDHDMTEHLRFDPDYEFDPSLEPTLEWDNDNGFQGMVELCHGCAGCRGEQVTTGGVMCPTYRAAEEESLSTRGRANMLRAAMSGDLETDATDEEFLAEVMDLCIGCKGCARDCPSEVDMAKLKAEVEHAAHRKRGASLRERLFANVDRLNAVGSALAPLSNWAASLPGADLLAEKTGGIARERDLPTFASESFEDWFTDRGPRIPLEEADRTVLLFPDTYTNYNHPRAGKAAVQVLETAGVHVRIPDGVAPTGRPAHSKGFLDVSRERARTNVDALVPFIEDGWDVVLVEPSDAVMLQSDYLDLLSGLDVERLAANTYGVCEYLDRFDLAAALPTDRADPAETLTYHGHCHQKATTKDGHAAAVLEAVGYEVDALDSGCCGMAGSFGYEAEHYSLSRRIGEILFDQIDSSDGDRVVAPGASCRTQLSDYDGCDDPSHPIEAVAAALSQ, encoded by the coding sequence ATGGCGACCGAACATCCTGATTCGACGACCGACCGCGGCGACCGTTCGTCGACGACCGACCACAGCGACCGGACGTCGACGCCCGACGAGACGGTCCTCGGACCGCCCGCCGATCCGCGCGCCGACGATCCGGCCGCGGATCCGCGAGCCGACTACGACTACGTCGGCGGGGAGATCGACCGCCCCGACCTCGTCGCGGCGCTGCGCGAGCGCATCGACGGCGAGGTCCGCTTCGACGAGTACTCCCGACAACTGTACGCCACCGACGCCAGCGCCTACGAGCAGACGCCCGTCGGGGTCGTCCTGCCGCGGTCGACGGCCGACGTCGCGAGCGTCGTCTCCTACTGCGCCGCCGAGGGGATTCCCGTGCTCCCCCGCGGCGGCGGCACCAGCCTCGCCGGCCAGGCGGTCAACGAAGCCGTCGTTCTCGATTTCACATCGCACATGGGCGACGTGCTCGAAATCGACCCCGAAACCCGGCGAGCGACCGTTCAGGCGGGCGCGGTGCTGGCCGACCTCAACGGCGAACTCGAGCCGCACGCCCTCAAGTTCGCGCCGGATCCCGCTGCGGGGAACCGCAGCACGGTCGGCGGCGCCATCGGGAACAACTCCACGGGCGCCCACTCGCTGCAGTACGGCAAGACCGACGCCTACGTCGAGGCCTGCGAGGTCGTCCTCGCCGACGGCACCGTCGCGAACTTCGGTGAGGTGACCGTCCGCGAACTTCGCGAGCGGGCCGATTCCGACGGCGACCTCCTCGAGCGAATCCACGCCGCACTAGCTCGCGTGATCGACGAGGAAGCCGGCGCGATCGCCGACGCCTTCCCGCAACTGAAGCGCAACGTGTCGGGGTACAACCTCGATCGACTGGTCGCGGAGGCCTACGGCGACCCCGACGCCTTCGACGAGCGCGGGGAGGGTTCGATCGAAATCGACGGCGATTCCGAGCCCGACCCCGACGCCACCGTCAACCTCGCCCGCGTCTTCGCCGGCAGCGAGGGAACCCTCGGCGTCGTCACGGAAGCGACCGTCTCGCTCGAGCCGGTCCCCGAGACGACGTCCGTGGCGCTGTTGACCTACCGCGACCTGCTCGAGGCGATGGCCGACGTCGACACCATCGTCAGAAATCACGATCCGGCCGCCGTCGAGGCGATCGACGACGTCCTAATCGGTCTCGCACGGCGGACGGAGGAGTTCGCCGACCTCGTCGAGCGGCTTCCCGAGGGCACCGAGACGGCGCTGCTCGTCGAGTTCTACGCCGAGGACGACGAGCACGGCCGCGAGCAGGTGGCGGAGCTGTTGGCTGATCGGCTGCCGGACGACGATCCGATTCTCGACGACGCCGACAGCGACGACGCGGCGCCGGTCCGCGCCTTCGACGCTCTCGAGGCCCACGACCCCGAGGGGATCGCCGAACTCTGGAAGCTTCGCAAGAGCGCAGCGCCCATTCTGCTCTCTCGCACCTCCGACGAAAAGCACATCTCGTTCATCGAGGACACCGCCGTCCCCACCGAGAACCTCGCGGACTACGTCGCCGACTTCCGCGAGGTGCTCGAGGACTACGACACGTTCGCGAGTTTCTACGCCCACGCCGGCCCGGGCTGTATGCACATGCGGCCGCTGGTCAGCACCAAGACCACGGCCGGGCTCGAGGACTTCGAGTCGCTCGCGGACGACGTGACCGACCTCGTCGTCGAGTACGGCGGCAGCGTGTCGGGCGAACACGGCGACGGCCGCGCGCGCACTCAGTGGAACCACAAGCTCTACGGCGACGACGTCTGGGACCTGTTCCGCGAGCTGAAGACGGTGTTCGACCCCGACTGGCTCCTGAACCCTGGTACTGTCTGCGGCGACCACGACATGACCGAGCACCTGCGGTTCGACCCCGACTACGAGTTCGACCCCTCGCTCGAGCCGACCCTCGAGTGGGACAACGACAACGGCTTTCAGGGCATGGTCGAACTCTGTCACGGCTGCGCCGGCTGTCGCGGCGAGCAGGTGACCACCGGCGGCGTGATGTGTCCGACCTACCGCGCGGCCGAGGAGGAGAGTCTGAGCACGCGCGGCCGGGCGAACATGCTTCGGGCCGCGATGAGCGGCGACCTCGAGACCGACGCCACCGACGAGGAGTTCTTGGCGGAGGTGATGGACCTCTGTATCGGCTGCAAGGGCTGTGCGCGGGACTGCCCGAGCGAGGTCGATATGGCGAAGCTCAAGGCCGAAGTCGAACACGCGGCCCACCGGAAACGCGGTGCGAGCCTCCGCGAACGACTGTTCGCGAACGTCGACCGGCTGAACGCCGTCGGTTCCGCGCTCGCGCCGCTGTCGAACTGGGCCGCGTCGCTTCCCGGCGCCGATCTGCTCGCCGAGAAGACGGGCGGCATCGCCCGCGAGCGCGACCTGCCGACCTTCGCGAGCGAGAGCTTCGAGGACTGGTTCACCGACCGCGGCCCCCGCATCCCCCTCGAGGAGGCCGACCGCACGGTGCTGTTGTTCCCCGACACGTACACGAACTACAATCACCCGCGGGCCGGCAAGGCGGCCGTGCAGGTCCTCGAGACGGCGGGCGTCCACGTCCGGATCCCCGACGGCGTCGCGCCGACGGGCCGGCCGGCCCACTCGAAGGGGTTCCTCGACGTCTCCCGCGAACGGGCGCGGACGAACGTCGACGCGCTGGTGCCGTTCATCGAGGACGGATGGGACGTCGTTCTCGTCGAACCGTCGGACGCCGTGATGCTCCAGTCGGACTATCTGGACTTGCTCTCGGGACTCGACGTCGAACGGCTCGCCGCGAATACCTACGGCGTCTGCGAGTACCTCGACCGGTTCGACCTCGCCGCGGCGTTGCCGACGGACCGCGCCGATCCCGCAGAGACCCTGACCTACCACGGCCACTGCCACCAGAAGGCCACCACGAAGGACGGCCACGCGGCGGCGGTCCTCGAGGCGGTCGGCTACGAGGTCGACGCGCTGGATTCGGGCTGTTGCGGGATGGCCGGCTCGTTCGGCTACGAGGCCGAACACTACTCGCTGAGCCGGCGGATCGGCGAGATCCTGTTCGATCAGATCGACTCGAGCGACGGCGATCGGGTCGTCGCGCCCGGCGCGTCCTGCCGAACGCAGCTATCGGATTACGACGGCTGCGACGACCCGTCGCATCCGATCGAAGCGGTTGCGGCCGCGCTCTCGCAGTAA
- a CDS encoding NAD(P)-dependent oxidoreductase yields the protein MSTNPDIVVLREGTEGLSMESYAETLRDRLPEHTVALARTPKEERELVPQARVVTGITIDESLLEAADRLELFACTFAGTDHVPMDALAEREVAVTNAGGIHAPGIAEQTIANMLVFARNLHEGWRRKRNGEWRHFQSSEFTDSTVTVVGLGSIGQAVVKRLEGFEVETIGIRYTPEKGGPTDEVLGFEEADIHEAFSRSDYVVLACPLNDLTCGLVGEEELATLPPNAVLVNAARGGLVDTDALVAALQSEGIRGAALDVTDPEPLPTDHELWDLENCLLTPHTGGHTPKHWDRLADIVAANVAALEADEDEAFENVVYRPESN from the coding sequence ATGAGTACGAACCCGGACATCGTCGTTCTACGAGAGGGGACGGAAGGGCTGTCGATGGAATCGTACGCCGAGACGCTCCGCGACCGGTTGCCCGAGCACACCGTCGCGCTCGCGCGGACGCCGAAAGAGGAGCGCGAACTCGTTCCGCAGGCGCGCGTCGTGACCGGCATCACGATCGACGAGTCGCTGCTCGAGGCGGCCGATCGGCTCGAGCTGTTCGCCTGCACGTTCGCCGGTACCGATCACGTCCCGATGGACGCGCTGGCCGAGCGCGAGGTCGCCGTGACGAACGCGGGCGGGATCCACGCGCCCGGCATCGCCGAGCAGACGATCGCCAACATGCTCGTCTTCGCCCGCAATCTCCACGAGGGCTGGCGGCGCAAGCGAAACGGCGAGTGGCGCCACTTCCAGTCGTCCGAGTTCACCGACAGCACGGTCACGGTCGTCGGCCTCGGTTCGATCGGCCAGGCGGTCGTCAAGCGCCTCGAGGGGTTCGAGGTCGAAACGATCGGCATCCGCTACACGCCCGAGAAGGGCGGTCCCACCGACGAAGTGCTCGGCTTCGAGGAAGCCGATATCCACGAGGCGTTTTCCCGCAGCGACTACGTCGTGCTGGCCTGCCCGCTGAACGACCTCACCTGCGGGCTCGTCGGCGAAGAAGAACTCGCGACGCTGCCGCCGAACGCCGTCCTCGTCAACGCGGCCCGCGGCGGTCTCGTCGACACCGACGCGCTGGTCGCGGCGCTGCAGTCCGAGGGCATCCGCGGCGCCGCGCTTGACGTCACCGACCCCGAACCGCTGCCCACCGACCACGAACTCTGGGACCTCGAGAACTGTCTGCTCACGCCCCACACCGGCGGCCACACGCCGAAACACTGGGACCGGCTGGCCGACATCGTCGCGGCCAACGTGGCCGCGCTCGAGGCCGACGAGGACGAGGCATTCGAGAACGTCGTCTACCGACCGGAGTCGAACTGA
- a CDS encoding amidohydrolase: MNEPIRDRLVSLRRSLHRHPEPAWREFYTTTRLVEEIRAIGVDELAVGPDAYDPADRMAVPDDEEIQPWIERARERGADEALLERMSGGNTGAVAVLEKGEGPAIGLRVDIDALFIEESADEDHEPAAEGFRSQIDGTMHACGHDVHMTWGLAVLEAIKQSDFAGRLVVFFQPAEETSGGGCPMAESEFADGLDYLLAVHVGLDHPTGEVVAGIEKPLAMCHVDLTIEGTSAHAGKAPNEGDNAMHAMGTAIENAYGIPRHSDGMTRVNVGRAEAGTASNIIAERADMEAEARGETTALMEYVKDRLERTVKNAARMHGCRAEFDVVSESPRADSDPELQALVSDIAREVRGIDRVLEAADFGASEDATFLMDRVQRDGGLATYLIVGTDHPTSHHTPTFDVDERSLEHGVEVLVDSIRELERRHPVSRVDREGADRRGGE, translated from the coding sequence ATGAACGAGCCAATACGGGATCGCCTCGTTTCGCTCAGACGGAGCCTGCACCGCCACCCCGAACCCGCGTGGCGCGAGTTCTACACGACTACACGACTCGTCGAGGAGATCCGGGCGATCGGCGTCGACGAACTGGCCGTCGGTCCCGACGCCTACGACCCCGCTGATCGGATGGCCGTCCCCGACGACGAGGAGATCCAGCCGTGGATCGAACGCGCCCGTGAACGCGGCGCCGACGAGGCCCTCTTGGAGCGGATGAGCGGCGGCAACACCGGCGCCGTCGCCGTCCTCGAGAAGGGCGAAGGTCCCGCGATCGGGCTACGAGTCGACATCGACGCGCTGTTCATCGAGGAATCCGCCGATGAAGACCACGAACCCGCGGCGGAGGGCTTCCGCTCGCAGATCGACGGCACGATGCACGCCTGCGGCCACGACGTCCACATGACGTGGGGGCTGGCCGTCCTCGAGGCGATCAAGCAAAGCGACTTCGCGGGTCGGCTCGTGGTCTTCTTCCAGCCCGCCGAGGAGACCAGCGGCGGCGGCTGTCCGATGGCCGAAAGCGAGTTCGCGGACGGGCTGGACTACCTGTTGGCCGTCCACGTCGGCCTCGACCATCCGACCGGCGAGGTCGTGGCGGGAATCGAAAAGCCGCTGGCGATGTGCCACGTCGACCTGACGATCGAAGGGACCTCCGCACACGCGGGGAAGGCCCCCAACGAGGGCGACAACGCGATGCACGCGATGGGGACGGCGATCGAGAACGCCTACGGCATTCCCCGTCACAGCGACGGGATGACCCGCGTGAACGTCGGCCGAGCGGAGGCCGGTACCGCGAGCAACATCATCGCCGAGCGCGCCGACATGGAGGCCGAAGCGAGGGGTGAAACGACGGCGCTGATGGAGTACGTGAAGGACCGCCTCGAGCGGACGGTGAAAAACGCGGCTCGAATGCACGGCTGCCGCGCCGAGTTCGACGTCGTCAGCGAGTCGCCGCGGGCCGATAGCGATCCGGAACTGCAGGCGCTGGTAAGCGATATCGCCCGCGAGGTTCGAGGAATCGACCGCGTGCTCGAGGCCGCCGACTTCGGCGCCAGCGAGGACGCCACCTTCCTGATGGACCGCGTCCAGCGCGACGGCGGACTGGCGACGTACCTCATCGTCGGCACCGACCATCCGACGAGCCACCACACGCCGACGTTCGACGTCGACGAGCGCAGTCTCGAGCACGGCGTCGAGGTTCTCGTCGACTCGATCCGGGAACTCGAGCGGCGGCATCCCGTTTCGCGGGTCGACCGCGAGGGCGCCGACCGCAGGGGCGGAGAATGA
- the ilvA gene encoding threonine ammonia-lyase, producing the protein MNREGSAEELVSLEDVEDARERIDDIVHRTPLDTSRTFAELSGAASVGLKLENVQRTGSFKIRGAYNKMSQLSAAEREAGVISSSAGNHAQGVALAGQLLDIDTTIVVPAVTPAAKIEATRGYGAEVIVEGDIYERSYAYALERADETGETFVHPFDDEAIVAGQGTIGPELLEQYPDPDTVLVAIGGGGLISGIGTVLKARDPEIRVIGVQPEGAAHAKPSLEGGEIRELEAVDTVAEGIADTRMLETTFEIAREVVDDVVTVSDTEIATAVTLLAERAKTVAESAGAAPLAAALSDETDLDLEGDRVGIVISGGNVDLTEHAELTRTGLHELERYVEARLAVAGWPTTVGDVAETVESAGAELDALERARRTPVDEPNRVPVTVGFAGSGPDHLAGVLELLDGLEGVSVLERSLD; encoded by the coding sequence ATGAACAGGGAAGGCAGTGCCGAGGAACTCGTCTCCCTCGAGGACGTCGAGGATGCCCGCGAGCGCATCGACGACATCGTCCACCGAACGCCGCTGGACACGTCTCGGACCTTCGCCGAACTGAGCGGCGCGGCCTCCGTGGGGTTGAAACTCGAGAACGTCCAGCGGACGGGCTCGTTCAAGATCCGCGGCGCGTACAACAAGATGAGCCAGCTCTCGGCGGCCGAGCGCGAGGCGGGCGTCATCTCCTCGAGCGCGGGTAACCACGCCCAGGGCGTGGCGTTGGCCGGCCAGTTGCTCGACATCGACACGACGATCGTCGTCCCCGCGGTGACGCCCGCGGCGAAGATCGAGGCGACCCGCGGCTACGGCGCCGAGGTCATCGTCGAGGGCGACATCTACGAGCGGTCCTACGCGTACGCCCTCGAGCGAGCCGACGAGACCGGCGAGACCTTCGTCCACCCCTTCGACGACGAGGCGATCGTCGCCGGGCAGGGGACGATCGGCCCGGAGTTGCTAGAGCAATACCCCGATCCCGACACCGTCCTCGTCGCGATCGGCGGCGGCGGGCTGATCTCGGGGATCGGGACGGTACTGAAGGCACGCGATCCCGAGATCCGCGTGATCGGCGTCCAGCCCGAGGGGGCGGCCCACGCGAAGCCGTCGCTCGAGGGAGGCGAGATCCGCGAACTCGAGGCCGTCGACACGGTCGCGGAGGGGATCGCCGACACCAGGATGCTCGAGACCACGTTCGAGATCGCCCGCGAGGTCGTCGACGACGTCGTCACCGTCAGCGATACGGAGATCGCGACGGCCGTGACGCTCCTGGCAGAGCGCGCGAAGACCGTGGCCGAGAGCGCCGGGGCGGCGCCGCTGGCTGCCGCGCTGTCGGACGAGACGGACCTCGATCTCGAGGGCGACCGCGTCGGGATCGTGATCTCGGGCGGCAACGTCGACCTCACCGAGCACGCCGAGTTGACTCGCACCGGCCTGCACGAACTCGAGCGCTACGTCGAGGCCAGACTGGCCGTCGCGGGCTGGCCGACGACTGTGGGCGATGTCGCCGAGACCGTCGAATCGGCGGGCGCCGAACTGGACGCCCTCGAGCGCGCCCGGCGCACCCCGGTCGACGAACCGAACCGGGTCCCGGTTACCGTCGGCTTCGCGGGTAGCGGCCCCGACCATCTCGCGGGCGTGCTCGAGCTGCTGGATGGGCTCGAGGGCGTATCGGTGCTCGAGCGCTCGCTCGATTGA
- a CDS encoding aryl-sulfate sulfotransferase — protein MTALSIPPLGRLRSLGTRTRLRVGFAILVVLSAAIVASAASGGLSTASKEAVPAAPPTENHTVVTESGRVGTITAYAPDGDVIYYNNSRTKYFDVDPVEGDPLTVEYTATETIHTKGPTCTSPPCALNVIERADLETGEVEVVYERYDRKELAAEWHDSTRINESHVVVADMIADQVFIVNTETGIVEWLWDAQADFPLESGHAYPRDWTHLNDVEYIEEGEHEGRIVASLRNQDRVVFLDPETGLVEDWTLGIEDDYDIQYEQHNPDYIPESRGGPAIVVADSENGRVQEFQREDGEWVRTWQWADDRMQWPRDADRLPNGNTLITDTHGNRVLEVDPSGEIVWQVESMLPYDVERLETGAESTSGHSAAELGLESRTPADADADREAGGVGFRPLEFFGGVLESVLPYRIYNALIFVAPVWIGKAEAAAIAVGLLSGVTWTALELGWRLRDSSLTVRSPVYRDRE, from the coding sequence ATGACTGCGCTCTCGATTCCGCCGCTCGGTCGCCTCCGATCGCTGGGTACGCGGACTCGGCTCAGAGTCGGGTTCGCAATCCTCGTGGTACTCTCGGCCGCCATCGTCGCGAGCGCGGCCTCAGGCGGCCTCTCGACGGCGTCGAAAGAAGCGGTGCCGGCGGCCCCGCCGACGGAGAACCACACGGTCGTCACCGAATCGGGACGCGTCGGCACGATCACCGCGTACGCGCCCGACGGCGACGTGATCTACTACAACAACTCGCGAACGAAGTACTTCGACGTCGATCCCGTCGAGGGCGATCCGCTGACCGTCGAGTATACGGCGACGGAGACGATCCACACGAAGGGTCCGACGTGCACCAGCCCACCGTGTGCGCTGAACGTCATCGAACGGGCCGACTTAGAGACCGGCGAGGTCGAGGTCGTGTACGAGCGCTACGACCGCAAGGAGCTCGCGGCCGAGTGGCACGACTCGACGCGGATCAACGAGTCGCACGTCGTCGTCGCCGATATGATCGCCGATCAGGTGTTCATCGTCAACACCGAGACGGGGATCGTCGAGTGGCTCTGGGACGCGCAGGCCGACTTCCCCCTCGAGAGCGGGCACGCGTATCCCCGCGACTGGACGCACCTCAACGACGTCGAGTACATCGAGGAAGGCGAGCACGAGGGTCGAATCGTGGCCAGTCTCCGGAACCAGGATCGGGTCGTGTTCCTGGATCCGGAAACAGGGCTGGTCGAGGACTGGACGCTCGGAATCGAGGACGACTACGATATCCAGTACGAACAGCACAATCCCGACTACATCCCCGAATCTCGCGGCGGGCCAGCGATCGTGGTCGCCGACTCCGAGAACGGCCGCGTCCAGGAGTTCCAGCGCGAGGACGGCGAGTGGGTTCGAACCTGGCAGTGGGCCGACGATCGCATGCAGTGGCCTCGAGACGCCGATCGACTTCCCAACGGGAACACGCTGATCACCGATACCCACGGCAACCGCGTGCTGGAGGTCGACCCGTCCGGCGAGATCGTCTGGCAGGTCGAATCGATGCTCCCCTACGACGTGGAGCGCCTCGAGACCGGCGCCGAAAGCACAAGCGGGCACAGCGCGGCCGAACTCGGCCTCGAGTCCCGGACGCCCGCCGATGCCGACGCCGATCGCGAAGCCGGCGGCGTCGGATTCCGCCCGCTCGAATTTTTCGGCGGCGTTCTCGAGTCGGTCCTTCCCTATCGAATTTACAACGCGCTGATCTTCGTCGCGCCGGTCTGGATCGGCAAGGCCGAAGCCGCCGCCATCGCCGTCGGACTCCTCTCGGGGGTGACCTGGACCGCGCTCGAACTCGGGTGGCGGCTCCGCGATAGTAGTCTCACCGTTCGCTCACCGGTCTATCGCGACCGCGAGTGA